A window from Cryptomeria japonica chromosome 1, Sugi_1.0, whole genome shotgun sequence encodes these proteins:
- the LOC131040639 gene encoding abietadienol/abietadienal oxidase-like encodes MGQGQDEEHDERLVLTPRDVENLLKDIIGRVIEQQGQETTKDFNEQGKEKKVPPTSKGLPFLGHTLLWFYYMAKPDPLAFLHKYILPYGEMVTCSMFGRPIVVSVDPEFNKFVLQNEGRLFKASYFKSLHDLMGMHSMISVTGDLHRQLHGSAVNLLTNEKLRRNFMPAIQVVFKQTMTKWEGREIVLQPECKRLVLNVMAEHLLNVSKDIETDELFSLVTDFINGIVSVPVEMLGCGYAKGLSARRILSSKFDKLMDERKINPRDDLLSKLVNEENLPKEIVTDFLLILLVASYETASRTMAIAIHFLSQSKEALGQLTEEHETIQKHKGDEKLQWEDYKKMKFTQCVINEALRLSSIAVGLVRETTEDVKAKGGYVIPKGWGVMIFFYAVHMNGKFFNDPLKFNPWRWQGKDKEELLWKNYDMRFSPFGGGRRLCPGADLARISISFFLHYFVTKFRWEIVKEGRITFFPIPHIEGGLPIRLFAKSPTSLE; translated from the exons ATGGGGCAAGGGCAGGATGAAGAGCATGATGAAAGACTTGTTCTCACTCCACGGGATGTAGAAAACTTGTTGAAAGATATCATCGGTAGAGTAATAGAGCAACAAGGTCAAGAGACAACCAAAGATTTCAACGAGCAA GGAAAGGAGAAAAAGGTGCCTCCTACATCTAAGGGGTTGCCTTTTCTTGGTCACACCCTGTTATGGTTCTATTACATGGCCAAGCCTGACCCACTTGCATTTCTTCACAAATACATACTTCC GTATGGGGAAATGGTTACATGCAGTATGTTTGGAAGGCCAATAGTGGTGTCTGTGGATCCTGAATTCAACAAGTTTGTTCTACAAAATGAAGGAAGATTGTTTAAAGCAAGTTACTTTAAATCACTTCATGATCTAATGGGTATGCATAGCATGATATCAGTGACAGGAGATCTGCACAGACAGCTCCATGGAAGTGCTGTTAACTTACTCACCAATGAAAAGTTGAGAAGAAATTTCATGCCTGCCATTCAAGTTGTATTCAAACAAACCATGACAAAGTGGGAAGGAAGAGAAATAGTTCTTCAACCAGAGTGCAAGAGG TTGGTTTTGAATGTGATGGCCGAGCACTTGCTCAATGTGTCAAAAGACATAGAAACAGATGAGCTGTTTAGCCTCGTGACAGACTTCATAAATGGAATTGTTTCAGTCCCAGTAGAGATGTTAGGTTGTGGTTATGCAAAAGGATTGAGTGCCAGAAGGATTTTGAGTAGCAAGTTTGACAAGCTCATGGATGAAAGGAAAATAAATCCTCGTGATGATTTGTTATCTAAGCTTGTAAATGAGGAGAATCTTCCAAAGGAGATTGTGactgattttcttttaattttactGGTTGCAAGCTATGAGACTGCATCTAGAACAATGGCCATAGCTATTCATTTCCTTTCTCAATCAAAAGAAGCCTTAGGCCAACTCACG GAGGAGCATGAAACAATCCAAAAACACAAGGGAGATGAGAAACTTCAGTGGGAAGACTATAAAAAGATGAAATTCACTCAATGT GTTATAAATGAAGCGCTTCGACTGTCAAGCATAGCCGTGGGGCTTGTAAGAGAAACAACAGAAGACGTTAAAGCTAAAGGTG GCTATGTGATACCTAAAGGATGGGGAGTAATGATATTTTTCTACGCAGTCCATatgaatggaaaattctttaacgaTCCTCTCAAATTCAATCCCTGGCGTTGGCAAGGAAAGGATAAA GAAGAACTACTGTGGAAGAACTATGATATGCGATTTTCCCCCTTTGGAGGAGGAAGACGGTTATGTCCAGGAGCTGACTTGGCTAGAATAAGCATCTCCTTTTTCCTTCACTACTTTGTAACAAAGTTTAG GTGGGAGATTGTTAAAGAGGGGAGGATCACTTTCTTTCCTATTCCTCACATAGAAGGTGGTTTGCCCATTCGTCTGTTTGCCAAGAGCCCAACTTCCCTGGAATAA
- the LOC131040637 gene encoding uncharacterized protein LOC131040637 has product MKEVKYLAKQVSLGITVVLGATPKAKIHPIRPATEGVAATTEQPAPEAQPSSATTTPTTTDTTSTTTTPATTSTASVALVVSTMPPPLVTTTVTPFSIVSQMLEPAMTPTTKILINHNVESNSDQEEAEPAPKKVESKKRKNMTPSSAKK; this is encoded by the coding sequence ATGAAAGAGGTTAAATACTTGGCAAAACAGGTGAGTTTAGGGATTACTGTTGTTTTAGGGGCCACACCAAAGGCAAAAATTCATCCTATTAGGCCAGCTACTGAAGGTGTTGCAGCAACGACAGAACAACCTGCTCCAGAGGCTCAACCTTCTAGTGCTACCACCACTCCTACCACCACTGATACTACCTCCACTACAACAACACCTGCCACCACATCAACCGCATCTGTTGCACTAGTTGTGTCAACAATGCCTCCACCTTTGGTTACAACAACTGTCACTCCATTTTCTATTGTTTCACAGATGCTTGAGCCTGCAATGACTCCCACAACCAAAATATTAATTAATCATAATGTGGAGTCAAACTCAGACCAAGAGGAGGCTGAGCCAGCACCAAAGAAGGTAGAGTCTAAGAAGAGGAAAAATATGACTCCTTCTAGTGCAAAGAAATGA